In the genome of Quercus robur chromosome 3, dhQueRobu3.1, whole genome shotgun sequence, one region contains:
- the LOC126718725 gene encoding single-stranded DNA-binding protein WHY1, chloroplastic-like, whose amino-acid sequence MLRLQSLSSPLTTQNPKLHLNLSPTKRTALKLNPNINTKTSLFVVKCQQRFTTNSSSPNNSSFASQTPPAAGAFPTRFFVGHSIYKGKAALTVEPRAPEFTPLDSGAFKISKDGFVLLQFAPAAGVRQYDWSRKQVFSLSVTEIGSLVCLGKKESCEFFHDPFKGKSEEGKVRKVLKVEPLPDGSGHFFNLSVQNKLLNVDDSIYIPVTRAEYTVLISAFNFILPYLLGWHAFANSIKPEETSLVNSANPRYGGDFEWSR is encoded by the exons GTCTACAGTCTCTATCTTCTCCACTcacaacccaaaacccaaaactccaCCTAAACCTTAGCCCCACTAAACGCACCGCTTTGAAGTTAAACCCCAACAtcaacaccaaaacctcactcttCGTCGTCAAGTGCCAGCAGAGGTTCACCACCAACTCCTCCTCTCCAAACAACTCCTCTTTTGCTTCACAAACCCCCCCAGCAG CTGGAGCATTCCCGACTAGATTTTTTGTGGGTCACTCAATATACAAAGGGAAAGCAGCTCTTACAGTCGAGCCCAGAGCTCCAGAGTTCACACCTTTGGAT TCAGGGGCATTCAAAATATCCAAGGATGGTTTTGTGTTGCTTCAGTTTGCTCCTGCTGCAGGCGTTCGTCAATATGATTGGAGCAGAAAGCAG GTATTCTCACTATCAGTGACGGAAATTGGAAGTCTAGTTTGCCTTGGCAAAAAGGAATCGTGTGAATTTTTTCATGATCCTTTTAAGGGAAAGAG TGAGGAGGGAAAGGTCAGGAAGGTTTTGAAGGTGGAGCCTCTTCCAGATGGTTCTGGCCACTTCTTTAACCTCA GTGTTCAGAACAAGCTTCTAAATGTGGATGACAGCATTTATATTCCTGTCACCAGAGCAGAGTACACTGTACTCATCTCAGCTTTTAAT TTTATCTTGCCGTACCTTTTAGGTTGGCATGCTTTTGCTAATTCCATAAAGCCAGAAGAGACAAGCCTTGTGAATAGTGCTAATCCTAGATATGGGGGAGACTTTGAGTGGAGCAGATAG
- the LOC126718726 gene encoding WRKY transcription factor 72A-like, whose amino-acid sequence MENTTTSEEKSFLGNTIIMEERSMKSNGKEESTSMEINKEERGKHIEEEENSSMPFSANGNSLRITKQVPLTMEKNTVDLLSRRKNQEDQLKLAEAEMGVVKEENERLKMLLERTVKEYQSLQMQFFDILQQENKSKDTVPSHQQAKKEPELVSLSLGITSTEPKKEDKKNNNFSNGQEEEKLNGALSLGLQDYRFEPSSTEHVRNNSCSNNSFEEQKEEEPTEIWPPSKILKTMKSGDEEVSQQSQVKKTRVSIRARCDTPTMNDGCQWRKYGQKIAKGNPCPRAYYRCTVSPSCPVRKQVQRCFNDMSILITTYEGKHNHPLPVSATAMASTTSAAVSMLQSQSSTSLQGGLNTSASVPISTSTNPHGFNFTLSQNPSPQQLYGLPNSSISTLNSHPTITLDLTTNAPSRLSSSFSSAPRYPSTSSLNFSSSFFPSLEPNNTFQTQWNNGPTNYNNHGTVPAYNKNPIGNLNSIEKQPFQEQLYQPYMKESIVAATKAIASNPKFQSVLAAALTSYVGTSGGGVKENQDACESSSMKLKWGESHTMNPIYSSSQNGIGCGSSYLNKSSSFNSPKQGGLALFPPNLLQLSASNNCASAAPPDNRDHFKL is encoded by the exons ATGGAGAATACTACTACTTCGGAGGAAAAGTCTTTTCTTGGAAATACAATTATTATGGAAGAGAGATCAATGAAATCTAATGGTAAAGAAGAGAGTACTTCAATGGAGATTAACAAG GAAGAACGAGGCAAGCATATTGAAGAAGAGGAGAACAGTTCGATGCCTTTTTCTGCTAATGGAAATTCTCTAAGAATTACAAAACAG GTACCTTTGACAATGGAGAAAAATACAGTAGACTTGCTTTCAAGACGAAAGAATCAA GAGGATCAGTTAAAATTAGCTGAAGCTGAAATGGGAGTggttaaagaagaaaatgaaaggcTAAAGATGTTATTAGAACGAACTGTAAAGGAGTACCAGTCTCTACAAATGCAATTCTTCGACATTCTTCAGCAAGAAAACAAGTCTAAGGATACAGTTCCTAGCCATCAGCAGGCAAAAAAAGAACCTGAACTTGTCTCTCTTAGCCTTGGGATAACCTCTACCGAGCCTAAAAAGGAGGATAAAAAGAATAACAATTTTAGTAATGGCCAAGAGGAGGAGAAATTGAATGGAGCACTTTCTCTGGGGTTGCAGGACTACAGATTTGAGCCAAGCTCAACTGAACATGTGAGGAATAATTCATGCTCAAACAATAGCTTTGAAGAACAAAAGGAAGAGGAGCCCACTGAAATTTGGCCACCAAGTAAAATTCTAAAGACTATGAAAAGCGGAGATGAAGAAGTTTCACAACAAAGTCAAGTAAAGAAAACTAGGGTTTCTATCAGAGCTAGATGCGACACCCCAACA ATGAATGATGGATGTCAATGGAGAAAATATGGACAAAAAATAGCGAAAGGAAATCCATGCCCTAGGGCATACTACCGTTGCACAGTCTCACCATCTTGCCCTGTGAGAAAACAG GTGCAAAGGTGTTTTAATGACATGTCTATCTTGATCACCACCTATGAAGGAAAACACAACCACCCACTGCCAGTATCAGCCACGGCCATGGCGTCCACCACTTCTGCTGCCGTTTCCATGCTTCAATCTCAATCATCCACAAGCTTACAAGGAGGCCTCAACACCTCAGCTAGTGTACCCATTTCTACCTCTACTAACCCCCATGGATTCAATTTCACTCTATCCCAAAATCCGAGTCCACAACAACTCTATGGTCTTCCCAACTCTTCAATCTCAACTTTAAATTCACACCCAACAATCACTCTTGACCTCACTACTAATGCACCATCCAGGCTTTCCTCTAGTTTCTCATCTGCACCAAGATATCCCTCAACAAGCAGTCTCAACTTTTCCTCATCATTTTTCCCTTCTTTAGAGCCTAATAACACTTTTCAAACACAATGGAATAATGGTCCTACTAACTACAACAATCATGGGACTGTACCGGCTTACAATAAAAACCCTATTGGCAATTTGAACAGTATTGAAAAGCAACCATTTCAAGAACAATTGTACCAACCATACATGAAAGAATCCATAGTAGCTGCAACTAAAGCAATTGCATCAAACCCGAAATTTCAATCAGTATTAGCCGCAGCACTCACATCATATGTTGGCactagtggtggtggtgtgaAAGAAAATCAGGATGCATGTGAAAGCTCAAGCATGAAGTTGAAGTGGGGTGAGTCTCATACAATGAATCCTATCTACTCGTCTAGCCAGAATGGCATAGGATGTGGTTCAAGTTACTTGAACAAATCTTCATCTTTCAATTCTCCAAAACAAGGCGGCTTGGCTTTGTTTCCACCTAATTTATTGCAACTTTCTGCATCTAATAATTGTGCTTCTGCGGCTCCCCCTGACAATAGGGACCATTTCAAGTTGTGA